In the genome of Aspergillus flavus chromosome 8, complete sequence, one region contains:
- a CDS encoding putative carbonic anhydrase, whose translation MWLPCFQPIIFFRCSSVMKFATTLLPLLAGASAFCIHSPVMRRAAGGLDDANKFNYTGLGGPLNWYGLDEANEACAKGKHQSPIVIDSAAIDYAASGSLKLDLPLADGSKLENLGFGLQVTLTNGSLTANSKTYTLAQFHFHTPSEHHVNEEHFPMEVHFVFQTAAKETAVVGFFFQLSEVGDSVPLFDSVFAPIDNIPDAGTSTTTGQLDFGGLLDHFNRHGVYQYTGSLTTPPCTEEVMWNLSTEPLPLTVQGYNKVKKIIKYNARYTQNALGQDNLLEVAAQKLNSIR comes from the exons ATGTGGTTACCTTGCTTCCAACCCATTATCTTTTTTCGCTGTTCATCCGTCATGAAGTTCGCCACTACTTTGCTCCCCCTCTTGGCCGGTGCATCGGCCTTTTGCATCCACAGTCCTGTCATGCGCCGTGCGGCAGGTGGTCTGGATGATGCCAACAAGTTCAACTACACTGGGCTTGGAGGCCCCTTGAACTGGTATGGCCTTGACGAGGCTAACGAGGCCTGCGCCAAGGGTAAACACCAGTCGCCCATTGTCATTGACAGCGCTGCCATCGACTATGCTGCATCGGGCTCCCTCAAGCTCGACCTACCCCTGGCCGACGGCTCCAAGTTGGAGAACCTGGGCTTCGGTCTCCAGGTTACCTTGACCAATGGCTCACTGACAGCCAACAGCAAGACCTACACTCTGGCTCAGTTCCACTTCCATACCCCCAGTGAGCACCACGTCAACGAGGAACACTTCCCGATGGAAGTCCACTTTGTCTTCCAGACCGCCG CCAAGGAAACTGCCGtcgtcggcttcttctttcagCTCTCTGAGGTCGGCGACTCGGTTCCCCTCTTCGACTCTGTTTTCGCTCCCATCGATAATATCCCCGATGCCGGCACTTCCACTACGACTGGCCAATTGGACTTCGGGGGCCTTCTGGATCACTTCAACCGTCACGGAGTCTACCAGTACACCGGTTCCCTTACCACCCCTCCTTGCACTGAGGAGGTTATGTGGAACCTCAGCACCGAGCCTCTCCCTCTCACCGTGCAGGGTTAcaacaaggtcaagaagatcatcaaGTACAACGCGCGCTATACTCAGAATGCTCTGGGGCAAGACAATCTCCTGGAGGTTGCCGCCCAGAAATTGAACTCAATTCGGTAA